One Flavobacterium sp. 90 DNA segment encodes these proteins:
- a CDS encoding NADH-quinone oxidoreductase subunit A: MQSDQYSYIPILMQAILAIGFVVGTIIISGKLGPKRSSEVKDKNFECGIESVGNARIPFSVKYFLVAILFVLFDVEVIFLYPWAVNFKELGIEGMLKMIVFMSLLLVGFFYIIKKKALEWE, encoded by the coding sequence ATGCAATCTGATCAATACAGTTACATTCCTATTTTAATGCAAGCAATTTTAGCGATTGGATTTGTGGTAGGAACAATCATTATTTCGGGAAAATTAGGCCCAAAAAGAAGTTCTGAAGTAAAAGACAAAAACTTTGAGTGTGGTATCGAATCTGTAGGTAACGCACGTATTCCTTTTTCAGTAAAATATTTCCTGGTAGCCATTTTGTTTGTACTGTTTGATGTAGAGGTAATTTTCCTTTATCCATGGGCAGTAAACTTCAAAGAATTAGGAATTGAAGGAATGCTTAAAATGATCGTGTTTATGTCACTTCTTTTAGTTGGCTTTTTCTACATCATTAAGAAAAAAGCATTAGAGTGGGAATAA